The sequence TGATTAGTTCATCATTAACACTGGAGTTTTATGCAAGACATCAAAGTAAACCCTCAGTATCAAACTCTGTCCCAAAATCGATaactttacagaaagaggaaaagGGCATTCTTAAATTGAGACCTAATTTAAGGCAATTTTTCATGAAATGTCCACAAAGTAAAAGGCTGCGACTGCTTTAAAAAGGACTGGGATTTCAAAAATGGCGTTACCCAGTTTTAATACAATACCAAAGACATGGTTCTCGTGGGAGATGGCAGACACTCACCTAGTGCTTTAAAGAGCTGAGGGCTGGCGAATTTGCCATCGaaaaacattgtgttgtttgtggGGTTGTAGGCGCGACACATGCGGATCAGCAGCACCTCCAAACACCCTACACCAGGAGATATTTAGAGAGAGCAACAAATATAGTGGGGGGacagtgggggagagagagagagaaagaaagagagagagagagagagagagagagagagacagagagagagagagacagagagaaaacgagacagacagaaagatggAGGAAGGGGAATAATATATGTTCcaccatgcaaaaaaaaaaaaacgtggaaataaagaaaatataaaatttcaaaaaagaatataaaaaaatcagtgaataaatgaaaaacaaaccaagGGGCAATTTGTCCAGTTTCagcattaaaaatgtgtttagaaaaatattcaaatatttccaAATCAAGACGTTAAACGATATCGTAGATAGTTTTTATTATTCAAACGGTTAACACAGAGAACAAAAATAGATAGAAAGTTGGAGACAAAAAGGACAAGAGCGGACAAACATTAGCAAACAAACCTTCAATGTTCAATACAGTGAAACATGGGGAGGACACAAACTGTTCATATGAATCTAGTCGTACAGAGTTTTCCTacgaaaaaaaaagtattttaaaatgtttaatttaatatatcatTGTTTTTTGTGGGGGACAGCAGCAAGAAACATATCATACATCATTCAGGACTAGAGCAGTAGCACATTAcagctatatttattataatagcTTCATAAATGAAGTATGTAAATGTATCTGAAGTTTGATACACTGTTCTGACGActttaaacagttaaaaataatgtaaaattgtTGTGTCAATCtctttaaaacttttaaaaagttgATTTAACTCTCAGAAAACCAACCGTTGGAGCTCGTGTCCGGTTTCCAAAAAGTGCAACGTCAAAGTGGCAACTCAATCTGAGCGACATGCTATTATTAATTCCTAATCTGACAACATTAATCTCAGGTGTGTAATCGGGTCGACGTACTGtgtaatctgtgtgtgtatttaatctGCGCTGACCTGCTTTGAGGAGGATAATCTGGTCGTTCTGGCAGAGGTCCATGAAGCCGCCGATGCGCTTGGCGAACTCCACCACGTACTGGATGGCGTTGGTGATGTGGAGGGCGCACTGTTGCCACATCCACTCAGCGGACTGCACGCAAACATCAGTGTGTTAATCAGACAATCAATGGAGGATGTGCACTCCAAAACATCAGGCAAACACATCCATAATCAGATCAATCTGTCATTACCGAGTATAACACGTGTCTAGTGATCCAGACCAATGAAACtaatcaataaatgaataattagtaTACGCTCACAAGCTAGCATCAACAATCGATTAGATTCCCATTCTATCTGCCCCTGTTTGTCTTCctttacacactcatacacctcTTTTTTAAAATCCTGAGTGACACCATTATAAAATGACATATAATACGTTTATTCCTCTGTAGTGTGTTGTCCTAGAAACAACAAATCATATTCCACATTTGTTTTGGCCTAGATATTAATCTAGAAACAAGAAATCTTTTGCAAATCaccaaaaaagagagaaaactaTGTTTGATTCAGTCCTAGAACCACAAGGGTTTGAACgttgatttaaaatgaataagGCATTAAAACAGCTCAAGGTAATATTAAGGTATTTCAGTCTTTCCCGTGTCTGACTAATCATCACGTGTTATTCTTGTTACATGTGATTAATTGCTGCTTGTGTAACTACGGTGTGTACCTTTATTTGGAAGGAGCGGGTCTCCTCGGGCGTGTAGAGATTCCAGGTGAGTCGTTTCAGCTCCTCGGTGCCGTACTGACACGTCTCCACATGAGACTTCATCACGTTCTGCGTGATCCGCTCTACGCACGAAACAACAAACAGATGAATCCGTTAATAAAATTCTCAATGCACCAATTATAAAAGACCCTAGACGTTGAGCATGAAATGTGTCGGGTTTGGACGTCACTTCTCAAATGTGTGTCAGCTTGAGTCGAGTTTTCACTGTCCGCCCACGTTTAATCTGGCGTGAGTCAGCTACTCGTGTTGCTGATGGAATTTAGCACGGAGGGTCACACTTGTGGAAAAATGGGTGCAGGAAATAATCCAGTGAATTGATTCAGTGCAGAAAGCTGCCGTAACAATGAAGGAGAGGTTAAGACCAGTACATTAAAGAAAGATCAACTCTGGTATGTGGTTTAACTTTAAACAACTTTAACTTCATTCCAGATGTGCCCTAAAAGAATCGTTTTGCCTTCTGCTGAGATGCCTTTTTTTTTGGACGGCGTTAATATAGAGTCTGTGGCAATTTAACTGCTGCTCTCACAGACATTTCAGGTTCTTCCAGCTGTTTCAGGTCAGATTCAGATAGAACTGTGGGGATCAATTTCATTTCAGCCTCCTAGCTTCATGACTTGGTCAGTTCAGGTTGGTCTCAGCGTACATTTGGGCTGGGTCAGTACATTTACAGACTAAAAACTTGGTGTTGTGGAGAGGGTGAGTTGCTCTGAGACCGACTGCGAGGAAACTCTTCCAGTTAGAGCCTCAGGGGTCCCTTAGTAAGGATTACTATCTGTGCAGATTATATAAAGTCCTACAACTTCAAGTACTTTGCACTGGGTGTGGTTTAACTCATCTGGATTTCCTCAAAACTCATCGGATGTGCCAAAAAATATGAGAACGTTGTTTCCCATTGGAATATAAAGTGCATTTCATTGATAACTTGGGCATGTCAGTTCAGCATGTCGTTTGGTGTTCTATTTATCACTTTCGCTGGTGATTCCAACCTAGAGAGAGTTCTCAACTGGCAAATATCTGATCATCTTCCACCAGTGGAAGTTCGGTGAGGCAGAGTAACATTaaactctgtgtttatttaaggaTAACAACAGTCTTTCAGCCTTTCCACTGGAAAGACACAATTCTCTCTTAGTTTCATGTGTTAAACTAGATCTTGGAAAACAGATATAATTCACAGAAAATCACAAATGCATGACATAAATTGTGGTGTAGAATAAATGAACTACATTACAGAACTCAGATACAGACTGCTGTATTTACAAGAGAGCTGCTACGACTACAACAGACCCACAGGAAACAAAATTGCACGCTTTGAAGAACACAAGGATCACGTGGCTATGCATATCTTCAGAGAAAAATCTTGAATAACATTTGAGCATTGCATCTGCAGCTGAGATTAGAGTATGAAATGCCATCTACTCTTTTGATACATCATATAAAAAGGAAGTGAAAGCTGGCACTGCTGTGATTAGACAAAGCAAGAAGGAACTGCAGAAGACATGTTATAACTGCTTATAGAAATAAACGCACTGGTATAAGACTCACCGATATCGAGGAGGGAGCAGTCGTCTGGTAGGTCTCCCAACAGTGTGTGTGCGAGGAGGTTGGGTTCAGGCAGCAGCTGATACTCGTGCTTTACTCGTCCTGCTTCAGTGATGTCCAGGATGCTGGGTTCGGGTGAGCTCTGAGTCGACGATCCACCGCTGCCCGCGCTCCCGGACACGCTCCCCACTCCAGTGTCTAGCAGCTCCAGGCCGCAGTATTCGCCCGCCTCACCAGGAGTAAGCGGCAGGTCAAAGAGCAGGCCGTCCGGCAGCGTGGCGATGTCATCCAAATCACTGAGCGCAGCGCTGGAGCATCCGCTGCTGTATGAGCGGCTGTGACCACTGTCCTCGGCTCCATCCTCATGCTCCCGGGTTAAACCCCCGCTCAGGCCAGTCAGGCAGTCCTGAGAAAGCTGCTGGTGCCTCTGTACTTCTGCGTACAGGCTGTCCCGCTGCTTCTTAGACATGCGACCAAACTTCACAGCTGCAAGAAGGATACAGAGTGAGTGTAAAATCATTTGAGCCGTTTATTCAGGCTACGTGAAGCACCCTGgcttttatttcactcagaCATTTACTTACTAATGTGTAGCAAACTGCTCAACCACGGGGGACCATTCAGTGCCTCACATAATGGCACTGCATGTCTTTATATACTAGGTGTCTCTTATAATTCTCTTGTCCTTTAAAATAACAGGACTCATAATGGAAATGAAAGTAAGTTTGAAATTAGGTGTGTGAGCAACAACACACTGCATAACAATCTAAACCACACTAGTGTGTCCTCTGTGTAAACAatctctaaatttgggagagtacatgtgtatgtgtaaacaATGCCCTGCCAAATGCCAGGTGgcatggagagaaagagagagagagagagagagagagagagagagagagagagagagagagagagagagagagagagagagagagagacagagagagagagacacagagagagagagagagagacacagagagagagacagagagagaaagagagagagagacagagagagacagagagagagaaagggagagagagacagagacagagagcaaatACCAAAACTGTGTTGAATCTTATCAAAATCCTGGTTATTTTCCATTTATAACCAGTAGCCAATCGTAATCTCATACTGAGGGCCTCCAGTAAATAGGATGCAAAATATTACATCATAAAAAAGACGCTAAATTCTTGCTTTAAATCAATCACTCATCCCAACATTGTTCATAGAGCTCATACATAATGAAAAGTGCATCTCTGTAAAACAATGACCCACTCTGGTCATTCAGAAAGACACTGTTAGAAGTGCTCAGTTCTCCAGGTCACTGTAATGTTGAGCAGTAGTAAGtcagggtcaaaaatacaaaccgGAGGACTGCATGATCTGCTACTAACTAGCCTGTAGAATTCGACAGTAGCTAAAAGAGTTGACAGTACAAAAGAGCAGCTACATATGTGGTACATCTCTGGGCATGTCATGGACTGTGTGTTATAACGAAACCCTATAAGAGTAAACATACACCATCACAAAAACATTTCAGTGCCACATTTCACCTTAGGGTAACTCTTCTTAAGTTTCAACACGACACAAGGTGCCTACTCGTTCTTTGTGTTACTCTTTTGCCTGGTTTACATTTCTGAGTGCTCTGTGTAGACCAGGGTTTGACGAACCTGATCCTGGGCCCTGATTTAGAAATGATTCATACGATCTGATTTGATCTGAAAAGAATCATAAGTGAAGATTCACTTTTACGTAGTGATttacaaaatgtacatttaattttaaactaTAAATGGCAGTGTGTAATTTGTATACATTTAAAACCCAATGATTTGTTTGTAAATGTTGagaacagaagaagaaaaataaaaagagtacATTTTGCATGTTTGAGAAGGGTTATCCTaatgggtgggtggggggtggtgtttgggggggggggtgtgaggGGGCTCACTGGTTTGCTGAAAAACAAATTGCCACCCAAAGAATACTTAAAACGAATCTAAAGTCTAGGCTCACACCACACGCCTACTGATCTATATTATATTGGCTGTGCCTTGTCGTGTGTCATTTGACACATAAATAACTGCCGAGCGCTGTGGTTTCACACTCTGACCTAGACCCAGCGTGTGTGATGTTTTGAAGCGCGTGTgatgtttctgtgctgtggtgtggtgtggacTCGCAATTTCTTTTCATTCTCTGTGGTTTTCATGTCTGCCAGTGTGTGaggggtatttatttatttatatatttatctgaGACTATAACTCACCATCTCGACTCATTCCCAGGGCCAAGCACTTCTGCAAGCGGCAGTGCTGGCAGCGGTTGCGGTTTGTGCGGTCGATCAGGCAGTTCCTCTGTCGAGAGCACGAGTACATTGCGTTGTTTTGCTGGCTGCGGCGAAAAAATCCCTGCAAAAAGATGCAAAACTTCAGTCGTCTTGTTCCCGTGATTCTGTAACCACCGTAAGGCTGTGCATGCATGACAACAGCATGACATACAGACAACATGTGTCATGTGGCTGTTGTAACACTTCTTCCAATTTCGCAGTAACGTTTAGACATGAGAAAGACTATTTCTATTGGGTCCTTATTACTAGAAGgaattcacacaatgtaaaggccAAATGGCAGCTTCAGTTACTGATGTGATACCTTTTCATATGacagctaataaaactggcaAATCAAAATGGCATTCAACACAATACCCCATGGCTaagcagaaaacacaaaataaaaacacaactcaatttagtaaaaataaaatgaaaggaaatggtaagaatgaataatttattcaGCACTGCATCCATTATGAAGTCTCTTAGTAATCTCTATATATTCAACAGTGTTTTTACCCAAAATAATTACATACAACCATGGAAAATGCAGCTCAGGCTTTCCCAGTCAGTGCATAAAACCTGTCTTAGCACCCACCGCTAATTAACTACCAAATACATTTAGTAACATGGGCGACACAGTTCCTGGACTTTACCAGCTTTACTTGTAAAACACCTCTGTTCTGTTCCTGTCACAAACTGAAGGACTGCACTTTGAAAAGTGGAAAATGACTTGCCTCGGGGGAGGCAAAAGCACAAGATTAGACGGATATGGTTTCTACCTTGCAGCCTTCGCAGGTGATGACACCATAGTGGATCCCAGAGGACTTGTCCCCACAGATCTTACAGGGAATCACCTCTATTTGAGCTGTGAATAaacaagagagacagaggaacatTAGAATTGAACTCGCACAGAAACGACAGTTAAGTAAGGTTTTAGTTAGCTATTTTATGTTGCTGCCCGAGCCATGTAGGTTGTACTGAATGGACTAATTTAATGGCTTCTCCCTAATGGGTCTTTTGAGTAGCATGAAGTACACATTTAGCCATCTCTCTTCAAAGAGCCATTACGCCTAAAACAACCCTCTAGATGTGAGAGGTTGAGTAATGAAAAAGAGAAGCAGGAACCTATTATGTACTCTCCTCTGAGGGAGGATGACAACATATTTCAGACAAAGGTTCACTGGCGTTAGCGTTACCCGTCCAGACACAACAAAAACCTGCAGAACACAACTGCTGCATTCTAGGGCACCCTTTTCTGAGAACAACCCAATGAAGAAACGTAAAtgggattaaaaaaagaatgaggCAGCAAATGTCAGGTTCTTAGCTTAATAACAACAGGAATTCTTAAAATTACAATTCTGCTAAGAAGTGTGAATATAGCTTAGATAATGCCCCATAGGCGAATAACCCTACGGCCTGTCTAACACCCTCCCCCCGCAACGGAGAAGTGCCATATCTCTGTAACCCCTCACTGGCCCCCAGGAGAAGGGCTGAAATGACTGTTAGATAACCAGCAGGAGAGTGCGAAGTCTGCTCAGAAATGAGGAACACAACACGAGGCTTTGTCTTCCTTTGTTGTAGTAACAGCTTTTGTTGAGTTGGGCTGAACGAATGaaataatgatataataaacaataataatcacATTCTGTATGCACCCTATATCTAAAAGGCATTAGATTTAACAGGTAGAATATGGTGTACTGGACACGAGGCACATGAGGCACACAGTGCATTATTTGGATTCATTTGCTTTGAAAAGGCATTAAAAAAACTGGGAATTAGAGCGACAATTACTTTGCTTTTccgaagaaaaaaaatgaggcATTAACGGGCTAGTAATTTAGCGCTCTTAGGGGCCTGGTTAATAATGCTTGGTCATGATTACCTAATAGCCCACTTCTGTTGCATTTCATGTGGTGCGCAGAATAAAAACACCacaatgtagattttaaaaaataattcaataacTCGTCCTCCATTTTGTATTCCCTGGctgtgagagacagaaaaaaaaacagagactgaGCCTGTGTACACAAGCAGTGGAAAAATCTGTAAAGCACCACGCCTCCCCCTAcctccccccacaccccccacccTTGTTAGAGTTATATAACTGCTGTCTGACTGCATGCCTCACACGCAGCCATTCAGCGGGCTTGGGCTTATGACGCAGCAGGTCCCGCCCACCGCCTGCTCCTTCGCTCTCATTGGCTGATGCACAGGGAGCGAGCGTGTGATTGCGTGAACAAGCTGTCGCTCAGGCGCTATTGGATGTCAGCCCATGTGCACCCACTGCCCTACTGACACACTTTCCCCATTGAAGAAGTGGGAGGTGTGTGGGAGGCAGGCGAGCGAGCAATATTAGAATAGgcctatctttttttttttatctcttaaggtggaactcgtCTCTATTCGCACAGAgcgaatgtgtgacactgtgggTGCGCtttaagagagagaaaatggagacGTTTTTAACACAAGGGCTAATGACTCGAGCATCCTCAACGCCACCAAAGCAGACACATTTCATTTCTGTATATAGAAGGGTGATATGGCATGAATATTAAAGCACATACACGAAGACACTTTTACAGAATGATCACAATGGTTTCCAGGTGTAATACACCACTCAAAATCATTAATAACAATGAAAACAATGCTGAATCTTATTTAACAGTTGACATATCTTTTTAATGTTTACCATCCAGGACCTTAATAAGTtacaacacacactgcccatCTCTATTTGTAGCTAGAAAGCTATCTGATCTCCGCAGGCTCAAACGCAGATGGTCTTTTGGCCCTTCTGCAGTCACGTGACTATCAAAATCATCATCAGAAGCAGCTTCTGATGCATTTAATCGCACCTcgtaaaaatattttagttcTCTATTTCTGAACTCCTACTGCAACGTTACACAAACCAGAGAGGAATTAAAAAAAGCTGCACTTCTTCTACTTCTACAAGTACAGGAAGTCGTGTCTATAAAATAGCAACGTATACACCCTGCTAAAGTTTCACATCAACATAAAAGAGCAATAACCTATTCTTCTACACAAATCCCATCAGTTCTTATGAGCACGCAGCTATTAAATCACAGAGCCTTCATGAATATAAGCATAAGACAGGAAAGGCCTATAAAATGAGGTTAAATATGACATTTATGACCTATTACATGGCAACAGCCATAAAAAACAACCcacaaagaaaaaacctgaTATAACTGTGACACCTAATATAGTAAGATTACCACAATATACAGCACAGACGATCTGACCTACCCATGTAACACAATAGGACAAAGTGGGCCTATAACACAATACTTTCACACTACCAAGAGGGAAGGATCTAGTGTATGTTGTTTTGGAGGTGTGCTTGCCCTGGagactacacacacatattcgGGTACAGTGTGCAACCCTGGTGTCCTATCAGTACCTCACCTGGGATAACTCTGATGGCAGACGTGCTGTAAAATCAGCTTTAATTACTGCCATAAAACATGAGGTAACACGTTCCTTTGAATCTGCATCTTCTTTGGTTATGAAAAGTAACGCAAACCCTAAAACAGGAGCAAGGTGGCCTCCCCGTTCACTCTCGTGTTCATTAAGGTTTAACCGAGGCCCTTAAAACTTGCCTTAAATGTATAGATATAAAAGTCCACCCCCTTTTTCTGTGAGAGAAAGCTGTTATATCATTCAGCTTTGTTCTTGAAGTTGGGAAAGCTTGAAGATTAGCGCACGCTATGTAGGTCAATGGAAAGATCAATGGCAGGCAAGGCACCAATCATATCGTTTATTGAACTCACAGCCTCAATGTTAGagcagagtgtgagtgtgtgtgtgtgtaatgggtCTGCAGCGAGCTTTAGAGTGCAGGTGCAGCTGTGGTCAGGTGTGTACAGTTATCTCAGAGAGTCAAGCGGTCTGTGTGTCAATGAGGCCTGGTCACTGTGCCAAGGGGCAGGGGTGAAACTGTGTACTTATCTCATACCTTTAGAACTCTGCGATACTGTGACAAGAAGTAAATATACAGAGTATGAACGGTACACTAATAAAGAGTgtgaatatttgtttatatatcccAATTCTAAATGGCTCTTAAGGGGAACACGTTctgattttacattcatttttccaCTTGTGTGTGTCGTGTGAGGTGTACATTCAACCCGTAGCTGAGTCACACACATTAACCATGCGAGAATTCGATTAAGAGAAGTTTAACAGATTGAATCTGAGCATGTAACACTTGGATAAAACATAAGCTGTCTTGTTATTTATTAATCTAATGCCATACACTGTAGTAACTCTTTAATCACCTATTTTACACTTTCCTGAGCTTCAGCCTTTGATATAAAACACCAAGCTGTCACTGACTgagttttattttgtgtttccaTTCCTTCTCATGTAAACATTTACTGACAACGGCAGCAATACAGTGCAATGTCTCTTCTCATATTGGTTAATGATTAGCACTGTGCATCTACAGAGATTTGTTTTTCCCTCAAAGTGGATCACTGTTATTCTCCTGTTTGTGATGTGCCAATTTATATCTGGTCCCAAcataattaaatgtacattcCCCTTTGCCCCAtcacaacaataaaacaaaggaaaacaatgGCTGTTTCATGAGGAAGATGAGATAAAGTTTCACACAAACTTTGAgatatctttttttaaataaaggaaaCAGAACCAAACAAGTTCTCCTCTTTATGAAAACTTTAAATCTCAAACGTTAGGGCCAGTTTATCAGGACAGAACCCAACATGATAAAGGACAAAGTCCATCCTCGGAATATCAATAAGGCAACGGATCCAGTTTTAAATTCATGACCCTGAAGGATAAAAGGTCCCTCATAAGAATAACCATTATGTCGTACTGTATTCAAATTATATCCTGCAATTTGTATTATGTATTGTGTACCTGCCAAACCAGAGCTCTACTAAAAATGGACCTGTGGAAAACAAAGAAAGGGTGATTTAAGTATCTTATCCGCCCCACAAACTGGAACCTTCCTAAGTTCTCACCTTCCGAAGCCACTTTTCAACAATATATTGATGCTTCTTTCCTGATTGTTGTAGCTTTTGAGGGCAGTGGACAATACTTCTGCTGTGTCCACTGTCATCAGGTACATGCTGTTCTAAGTGGGCTGAAGGGTAATTCCATAAAACTGtccaaaaatgtctgtaaaaaaGGATATTATCTTTGCATTGGAAGCTAAATAGTACCTAGAGAAAAGCGCAGGTAAGGACAATGAGTTCTAAGCTATTTTATAAGACAGGTCAAACAAAACCAACCCCATAGTCTTTTGTGTCATAAACCATATGTGGGCAATTGACTAGCTCTGTAAATGAGGCTGTAAAACTGAGCACATTCATATTTACACAGAGAGAGGCAAAGATCTTTCTTTATGCACAAATACAGTGTGTAGTGTGGAGGCTTAGGTAAAAATAGACTAAATACTCACTGCACTGCATAATCTATACActatatactgtatatgtaaCTAAGTTAAAGCAGTGCTGTGACATAACTGGTGCTTGATTACCTGTAATTGGAGTCAGTTTACAGCAGACACAGTTAAAGTGTAACGTTATATATGCACTACGCCCTAAAATGGATGCAGATATTTCATGAAAGTTGGCTATAACGTGTGTGCGTATGtctacatatacatatatttattttttcctttctcaTGTAAAGAAGGACCTCTTAAACCtatttttttacatatgttGGCAAAGATTTGGGCACCCtggtaaattaaaatatcatgttttttttaagtgatagtaagcacacattatatttaaacacacattataataaaaaaaaaaaaatgacgtGACAAGAGGTGACCAGACATTTTCATACAActgaagccaaaaaaaaaatattcagaggtgtaaCGTTCATTACACAAAGGCTTAAACTACATAAAAACCCAATCCCCGGATTGGGGTGGCTTTCTTTACCTGACAAAATGTCgttgacatttaaaaacaa is a genomic window of Hoplias malabaricus isolate fHopMal1 chromosome X1, fHopMal1.hap1, whole genome shotgun sequence containing:
- the LOC136675531 gene encoding nuclear receptor ROR-beta-like; the protein is MFLCLSCLFTAQIEVIPCKICGDKSSGIHYGVITCEGCKGFFRRSQQNNAMYSCSRQRNCLIDRTNRNRCQHCRLQKCLALGMSRDAVKFGRMSKKQRDSLYAEVQRHQQLSQDCLTGLSGGLTREHEDGAEDSGHSRSYSSGCSSAALSDLDDIATLPDGLLFDLPLTPGEAGEYCGLELLDTGVGSVSGSAGSGGSSTQSSPEPSILDITEAGRVKHEYQLLPEPNLLAHTLLGDLPDDCSLLDIERITQNVMKSHVETCQYGTEELKRLTWNLYTPEETRSFQIKSAEWMWQQCALHITNAIQYVVEFAKRIGGFMDLCQNDQIILLKAGCLEVLLIRMCRAYNPTNNTMFFDGKFASPQLFKALGCDDLVNAVFELAKSLCRLQLSEEEIALFTAAILLSPDRPWLSEGQQVQKLQEKVYLALQHSLHMSGASPEKLDKMVSKLPQMKSICNLHIDKLEFFRLVHPETAYSFPPLYREVFGSEINFPDSTHS